A genomic region of Cyprinus carpio isolate SPL01 chromosome B11, ASM1834038v1, whole genome shotgun sequence contains the following coding sequences:
- the LOC109051506 gene encoding keratin, type I cytoskeletal 47 kDa-like has protein sequence MSVRRSSKTFTTRSVLGSSSSGALVMNGVGSSGASLSFGGQNYGSAGGFGGRISRSLSTSSLTTAGYEVTFHGNEKQTMQNLNDRLASYLERVHTLEQANKKFELQIKEFYDNKRPLQSKDMSAYFKTISELRAQINSRFVENAKLCLSLDNTKLAAEDFQLKYETEMNLRLVVEADSARLRGVLGEIKLSIGDLENQLAGLKEELLYIKKNHEEDLHLLRQQQSGSVNVEMDCAAQSDLDKELQEMRAQYEMLIEKNRREAERWFQSKAEVLQTQVTSSYTEIKTSQTELTDLKRSFQSLEIELQGVLTMKQNLEQSLADVGMRYAAQLSQLQLRIDQLQEELQRLNTNIQQQASEYQILLDIKMRLEMEIAEYRRLLDGEAHTTFISTSASSKTKTSVTETETVTKMVEIQEEEEHNPHLQRRVKVIVEELVDGRVVSSSVEEKVQEIS, from the exons ATGTCTGTCCGTCGCAGCAGTAAGACGTTCACCACTCGGAGTGTGTTGGGGTCATCTTCCTCTGGTGCACTGGTCATGAATGGAGTGGGGAGTTCAGGGGCCTCTTTGTCTTTTGGTGGACAAAACTATGGCAGCGCTGGGGGCTTTGGTGGCCGCATCTCCAGATCTTTGTCCACTTCATCTTTGACGACGGCTGGTTATGAGGTCACGTTCCATGGCAATGAGAAGCAGACAATGCAGAACCTCAATGACCGCCTGGCATCTTACCTGGAGCGG gtgCACACCTTAGAGCAGGCCAACAAGAAATTTGAGCTGCAAATTAAGGAGTTTTATGACAACAAGAGGCCGTTGCAGAGCAAAGACATGAGTGCCTATTTCAAAACCATTTCAGAGCTCCGCGCACAG ATTAACAGTCGTTTTGTGGAGAACGCTAAGCTCTGTCTGAGTCTGGACAACACCAAGCTTGCAGCTGAAGATTTTCAACTGAA GTATGAGACAGAAATGAATCTGCGTTTGGTCGTGGAAGCGGATTCGGCTCGACTGCGGGGGGTTCTGGGGGAGATCAAACTCTCCATTGGAGATCTAGAGAACCAGCTTGCTGGACTGAAAGAGGAGCTGCTGTACATCAAGAAGAACCATGAAGAG GATCTGCATTTGTTGCGGCAGCAGCAAAGCGGCTCTGTTAATGTGGAGATGGACTGTGCAGCTCAGTCAGATCTTGACAAGGAGCTGCAGGAGATGAGAGCGCAGTATGAGATGCTCATTGAGAAAAACCGCAGAGAGGCTGAAAGATGGTTCCAGAGCAAG GCGGAGGTGCTGCAAACTCAGGTGACCAGCAGCTACACTGAAATCAAGACATCTCAGACTGAGCTCACTGATCTGAAGAGAAGTTTCCAGAGCCTGGAGATAGAACTACAGGGGGTTCTCACAATG AAACAAAATCTGGAGCAGAGTTTGGCTGATGTAGGCATGCGTTATGCGGCCCAGCTGAGTCAGCTCCAGTTGCGTATAGACCAGCTGCAGGAGGAGCTACAGAGACTCAATACCAACATCCAACAACAGGCTTCAGAGTACCAGATACTGCTGGACATCAAGATGAGGCTGGAGATGGAGATCGCTGAGTACAGGAGGCTGCTGGATGGAGAAGCTCACAC GACCTTCATAAGCACATCTGCATCTTCCAAGACTAAAACTTCTGTGACAGAGACAGAAACTGTGACCAAAATGGTGGAGATACAGGAAGAGGAAG AGCATAACCCTCACCTCCAGCGCCGAGTGAAGGTCATTGTGGAGGAGCTTGTGGATGGTAGAGTCGTATCTTCTTCTGTTGAGGAGAAAGTCCAAGAAATTAGCTGA